The Rhizobium sp. WSM4643 genome contains the following window.
CATCGGTATTCGGCATCATGCCTCCTTGACGACTTTGACGCGGATGCCGTGAGCCTTCTCGCCCTCCGGCTCCACATGAATTGCGATAGTGGCGCCCTCGTGCACCGCCCTGATGGCATCCTCAAGGCGGTCGCATATATCATGCGCCTGCCGAACGGACATCGCTCCTGGCACCACCATGTGAAAATCGATGAAGGTGACTTTACCCGCACGTCGCGTTTTCAGGTCGTGCACGCCGATTGAGCCTTCGGCGTGGGTAGCGATCGCCTGTTTGATCGCCTCCTCCTCCTGCGGCTCGACCGCCTGGTCCATCAACCCGCCGATCGATTGCGAGATCACCTTCCACCCCTGATAGAGGATGTTGACGGCAACAATGATAGCGAGTATCGGGTCGAAGATCGCATAGCCCGTCGCCAGCGCCAGCAGCAGGCCGACGAGCACGCCGACAGAGGTCACCACATCGGACATGATGTGCTGCCCATCCGCCGCGAGCGCCGCCGAGCGGTGCTGGCGCCCCGTCCGGATCAACAGCCGCGCCCAGATCGCATTGATGACGCCGGCCGCGAAATTGATCGCAAGGCCGAGTACCGGCGCATCGAGCATGCGCGGTTCGGCGAGGAAACCGATCGCTTCGTTGACGATCAGCAGGGCGGCGACGATGATCAGCGCGCCCTCGGTGACGGCAGACAGATATTCCGCCTTGTGATGGCCGAAGGGATGGTCGTGATCGGCCGGCTTCTGCGCGTAGCGGATGACGAAGAAGGCGATGAAGGCGGCGGCGACATTGACCGACGATTCGAGCCCGTCCGACAGCAGCGCCACCGACCCGGTGACCCACCACGCCACCATCTTCAGACCCATGACGCCGAGCGACAGCGGAATCCCCCACATCGCCAGCTTCCGAACCGTAAGATCGCCGTCGTCACTCATATCGTCCCCCTGCGGTTGCGAATGAATTGCAGCTTTTAAGCCGTTGAAACGCAAAACCGCCCACGCGAATGTCGCGCAGGCGGTTCAGTCTAGGGTGATATGGGCGATGACGGAGGATTTGTCAAAGGGGAATGACACGCCGTTCACAAGCGTTGCCGGCCTTACAGCGCCGCGCATCCTTTCGGACGCGTAAAAGACGCCGTAACACTTTGAATTACTGCATAATTTTATCCTCAAATCGATTCCGCTTTACGGGGCTATGCAGTAGCCGGAAAGCAGCGCTCGTCGAACGATCCCCGTTGCTCGGTACTGCGCCGGCTCAAGGAGCCGGGTCGGAAGGGACAGGCTGCGGCCAGCGCAAAAGAGCAGCCTGTCCTGCAGACGTCAGGGCGTAAACACCCTTTTCTATCCGCTCGAACCATCCGTAGACGTTGTCGCGCAGGATCGGCCCGGCATTGGGCACAAGCGCCTTCATATCTCGCGGCCGCTTGAGCCCTCCATCGAGTGCTGAGGCGCAGAGCAACGCCTGCTGGCGATAGGCGGTCATGATCGGCGCCCGCGAGCCGCCACCGACGGCGGGATCGCCACGGCGGCGCTGATGCTCCCTGACAAGGCGCGAGCGCCGCTTCGGATTGGTGCGTGGCATAGGCGAGACGGAGCTGACGATGACGCTGACCTCGCCGCCATCGGAGACGCCAAGCATGCCGATACCAAGTCGCCGGCAGAGGTCGCGGTATCGTTTGTCGGCCTCCCGCCCTCGGCCTTTGGCGGAAACGCGGGCCGCGACCCAGACTTCATCACTCATCGCCGCGCGGTCAACCGCCTGGAGAAGCAATTCGAGATTGAAGGAGAGTTTCAGTTCGCAGACCACCACGACCGGCGGCTCGGCGCCGCTCAAGCCGACGAGATCGCATCCGCCGACCTCGCCCTTCACGACATAACCAGCCGCCTCCAGGAAAGCTTTGACCGGCAGGTAGAGCGACGTCTCCATGGTAAAAACGGCGCCTCAGGCGGCGTTGAGATCGGCAATCTCGCCATATCGTGCAAGCAATCGCGGCGACGACATGTCGCCGGTTTCTTCATCGACGATCACGGCATAGGCCGCCACGCCGACGAAACGCTCAGCCATCGCCGAGGCGATCTTTTCCGCACTGACGGAGTTCGATGCCTGGCGCATTTCGCCGGGCACGAGATTGCCGCGGTTCTTGCGATAAGGGAGAACGATGAACTTTTCAGCATTGGCCACGGCGACAGGTTCCGATTGATCGTTCCTGAAATGTTCTGATTTGCCGGAAGAAGTCAAGTCGCGGCCCGACGGCCTGAGCCTGGCCCTTCCCACAATAGGAAGGGCCAGGCGAAATTGCCGTCACGCAGCCTTCGTCTTCACCCTGCGCGCCAGATGCGCCACGACATTTTCGATCATCCGCATCCCGGCATCGCCACCGAGCGTCATGATCGACTCAGGATGGAACTGCACTGCGGCGATCGGTTCCTTGGCGTGTTCGATACCCATGATCGTGCCGTCGTCGCTTTCCGCCGTGATGATGAACTCGCGCGGCAGCGTCGAGGGATC
Protein-coding sequences here:
- the emfA gene encoding CDF family cation efflux transporter EmfA yields the protein MSDDGDLTVRKLAMWGIPLSLGVMGLKMVAWWVTGSVALLSDGLESSVNVAAAFIAFFVIRYAQKPADHDHPFGHHKAEYLSAVTEGALIIVAALLIVNEAIGFLAEPRMLDAPVLGLAINFAAGVINAIWARLLIRTGRQHRSAALAADGQHIMSDVVTSVGVLVGLLLALATGYAIFDPILAIIVAVNILYQGWKVISQSIGGLMDQAVEPQEEEAIKQAIATHAEGSIGVHDLKTRRAGKVTFIDFHMVVPGAMSVRQAHDICDRLEDAIRAVHEGATIAIHVEPEGEKAHGIRVKVVKEA
- a CDS encoding DUF2161 domain-containing phosphodiesterase; the encoded protein is METSLYLPVKAFLEAAGYVVKGEVGGCDLVGLSGAEPPVVVVCELKLSFNLELLLQAVDRAAMSDEVWVAARVSAKGRGREADKRYRDLCRRLGIGMLGVSDGGEVSVIVSSVSPMPRTNPKRRSRLVREHQRRRGDPAVGGGSRAPIMTAYRQQALLCASALDGGLKRPRDMKALVPNAGPILRDNVYGWFERIEKGVYALTSAGQAALLRWPQPVPSDPAP